TATTTTTATTAGTTTGAAATTTTTAATGTACAAGGGTGAAACCCAACCCGATGAAACAGGAACAAAGAGATGACCCAACCGGTTTATATTAATGACTTGTCCGTTTTTCTACCCAATCAGCCTGTATTAAACAATGAAATCGAAGATGTCTTGGGCCGGATCAACGAAATCCCCTCACTGACCAAAAAAACAATGCTGGCCAACAATAAAATTGAGAAACGGTATTATGCCATTGACCCATCTACCGGGAAATTCACCCACAATAACGCCCAGCTCACAGCCCAGGCCGTACAAAAGCTTTGCCCCTACCCCGGATTCACCCCTGACGATATCCAGGTTTTAAGCTGCGGCACCACAAGCCCGGACGTCATCCTTCCCGGACATGGCATGATGGTGGCAGGCGAACTTGGGGTGCCCCCCTGCGAGGTTGTCTCCACATCCGGTATCTGTCTGAGCGGGATGACCGCGTTAAAATATACCCAACTGTCCATTGCAAGCGGTACCTCAACAAATGGCGTCTGCACAGGATCTGAGTTGTCATCGTCTTTCATGCGGGCCAATTTTTTCAACCTGGGCGTGGACCCGGATGCTGATATTGCCGAAGCGCCCATACTTGCATTTAATGCCGACTTTCTTCGCTGGATGCTCTCCGACGGCGCCGGGGCGGCTTTTCTTGCCAATAAGCCGAATCCCCAAGGAATTTCATTAAGAATTGAATGGATCGATATGCTCTCATATGCCGGAGAACTTGCCACTTGCATGTATGCCGGGGGCAATCAGAATAAAGACGGCTCCATTTCCGGGTGGCGGGAGGCAGATTCCACTAAAGATGTAATGACCGGCAACCTGCTTGCCGTTAAACAGGATACCCAGCTTTTAGGCCGCCACATTGTCAAAACCATGGGCCAAGCCCTGGGGCGTATTGCCGAAAAACGGCAGCTGACGCCT
Above is a window of uncultured Desulfobacter sp. DNA encoding:
- a CDS encoding beta-ketoacyl-ACP synthase III, which codes for MTQPVYINDLSVFLPNQPVLNNEIEDVLGRINEIPSLTKKTMLANNKIEKRYYAIDPSTGKFTHNNAQLTAQAVQKLCPYPGFTPDDIQVLSCGTTSPDVILPGHGMMVAGELGVPPCEVVSTSGICLSGMTALKYTQLSIASGTSTNGVCTGSELSSSFMRANFFNLGVDPDADIAEAPILAFNADFLRWMLSDGAGAAFLANKPNPQGISLRIEWIDMLSYAGELATCMYAGGNQNKDGSISGWREADSTKDVMTGNLLAVKQDTQLLGRHIVKTMGQALGRIAEKRQLTPEDVDWYLPHYSSHYFRDKFYQVMKKTGFEVPFDKWFTNLPYTGNVGSASIYIIMEELFKSGKLKKGEKLLCFIPESGRFSHCFMLLTVV